Proteins encoded within one genomic window of [Enterobacter] lignolyticus SCF1:
- the narH gene encoding nitrate reductase subunit beta yields the protein MKIRSQVGMVLNLDKCIGCHTCSVTCKNVWTGREGMEYAWFNNVETKPGIGYPKNWEDQEQWQGGWIRGIHGKLTPRLGGRVGVLAKIFANPSLPGIDDYYEPFTYDYQDLQRAPEGKHLPTARPRSLISGERINKIEWGPNWEELLGGEFEKRAKDRNFEAMQKEMYGQFENTFMMYLPRLCEHCLNPSCVATCPSGAIYKREEDGIVLIDQDKCRGWRMCISGCPYKKIYFNWKSGKSEKCIFCYPRIESGQPTVCSETCVGRIRYLGVLLYDADRIEEAASTEHETDLYQRQCDVFLNPHDPNVIEEALKQGIPHNVIEAAQQSPVYKLAMEWQLALPLHPEYRTLPMVWYVPPLSPIQSVADAGGLPHNGSILPEVESLRIPVQYLANMLSAGDTGPVLRALKRMMAMRHYKRSQTVEGVTDTRALEETGLSVAQVEEMYRYLAIANYEDRFVIPTSHRELAREAFPERNGCGFSFGDGCHGSDTKFNLFNSRRIDAIDVSGVRQHGEGE from the coding sequence ATGAAGATACGTTCGCAAGTGGGGATGGTACTCAATCTCGACAAATGCATCGGCTGTCACACCTGCTCCGTCACCTGCAAGAACGTCTGGACCGGGCGTGAAGGGATGGAGTACGCGTGGTTCAATAACGTGGAAACCAAGCCCGGCATCGGCTATCCGAAAAACTGGGAGGACCAGGAGCAGTGGCAAGGCGGCTGGATCCGCGGCATCCACGGCAAGCTGACGCCACGCCTCGGCGGGCGCGTGGGCGTACTGGCAAAAATCTTTGCCAACCCGTCGCTGCCGGGCATCGACGACTACTACGAGCCGTTTACCTACGATTACCAGGACCTGCAGCGCGCGCCGGAAGGCAAACACCTGCCGACCGCCCGCCCGCGATCGCTGATCAGCGGCGAGCGCATCAATAAAATCGAATGGGGCCCGAACTGGGAGGAGCTGCTCGGCGGCGAGTTCGAAAAGCGCGCGAAAGACCGCAACTTCGAGGCCATGCAAAAGGAGATGTACGGCCAGTTCGAAAACACCTTCATGATGTACCTGCCGCGCCTGTGCGAGCACTGCCTGAACCCAAGCTGCGTCGCCACCTGCCCGAGCGGCGCTATCTACAAGCGGGAAGAAGACGGCATCGTGCTTATCGATCAGGACAAGTGCCGCGGCTGGCGGATGTGCATCAGCGGCTGCCCGTACAAAAAAATCTACTTCAACTGGAAGAGTGGAAAATCGGAAAAATGCATTTTCTGCTACCCGCGCATTGAATCCGGCCAGCCGACCGTCTGCTCCGAAACCTGCGTCGGACGTATTCGCTACCTTGGCGTGCTGCTGTACGACGCGGACCGCATTGAAGAAGCCGCCAGCACCGAGCATGAGACCGACCTGTATCAGCGCCAGTGCGACGTATTTCTCAACCCGCATGACCCGAACGTGATAGAGGAAGCGCTGAAGCAAGGGATTCCGCATAACGTTATCGAGGCCGCTCAGCAGTCGCCGGTGTATAAGCTGGCGATGGAGTGGCAGCTCGCCCTGCCGCTGCATCCGGAGTACCGCACCCTGCCGATGGTCTGGTACGTCCCGCCGCTGTCGCCGATCCAGTCCGTGGCCGATGCGGGCGGTCTGCCGCACAACGGCAGCATTCTGCCGGAGGTCGAGAGCCTGCGCATTCCGGTGCAGTACCTCGCCAATATGCTGAGCGCTGGCGATACCGGCCCGGTGCTGCGCGCGCTCAAACGCATGATGGCGATGCGCCACTACAAGCGTTCGCAGACCGTCGAAGGGGTCACCGATACCCGCGCGCTGGAAGAGACCGGTCTGAGCGTCGCGCAGGTCGAGGAGATGTACCGCTACCTCGCCATCGCCAACTACGAGGATCGTTTCGTGATCCCCACCAGCCACCGCGAGCTGGCGCGTGAAGCCTTCCCGGAGCGCAACGGCTGCGGCTTCAGCTTTGGCGACGGCTGCCACGGCTCCGACACCAAATTCAACCTGTTCAACAGCCGCCGTATTGACGCAATCGACGTTTCCGGCGTACGCCAGCACGGGGAGGGAGAATAA
- the narW gene encoding nitrate reductase molybdenum cofactor assembly chaperone gives MPVLKLIALLLEYPDPLLWENRDDALALAREEAPALESWVAQHLAAPLLDKQEEWCDLFERGSATSLLLFEHVHGESRDRGQAMVDLLAQYEQAGLALDCRELPDHLPLYLEYLSTLTPDEARDGLQNVAPILALLGGRLKQRQASWWTLFDALLMLANSPLRSDSVTKQVTGEKRDDTRQALDAVWEEEQVKFIEDNATACDSSPLQHYQRRFSQDVAPQYVDVRAGGPK, from the coding sequence ATGCCAGTCCTTAAGCTTATCGCCCTGCTGCTGGAGTACCCCGACCCGCTGCTGTGGGAAAACCGCGACGACGCCCTGGCGCTGGCCCGCGAGGAGGCGCCAGCGCTGGAGTCCTGGGTGGCGCAGCATCTGGCGGCCCCGCTGCTGGATAAACAGGAAGAATGGTGCGATCTGTTCGAGCGCGGCAGCGCGACGTCGCTGCTGCTGTTCGAGCACGTACACGGCGAATCCCGCGACCGCGGACAGGCCATGGTGGATTTGCTCGCCCAGTATGAGCAGGCCGGTCTGGCGCTTGACTGTCGCGAGCTGCCGGACCACCTGCCGCTGTATCTGGAGTACCTCAGTACGCTGACGCCCGACGAGGCGCGCGACGGGCTACAGAACGTTGCGCCCATTCTGGCGCTGCTGGGCGGCCGGCTGAAACAACGCCAGGCGTCCTGGTGGACGCTGTTCGACGCCCTGCTGATGCTGGCGAACAGCCCACTAAGAAGTGACAGCGTCACTAAGCAGGTGACCGGCGAGAAGCGTGACGATACCCGCCAGGCGCTGGATGCGGTATGGGAAGAGGAGCAGGTGAAGTTTATCGAAGATAACGCCACCGCCTGCGACAGCTCTCCGCTGCAACACTATCAACGACGCTTTAGCCAGGACGTCGCGCCGCAGTATGTCGACGTCCGTGCCGGAGGCCCGAAATGA